A stretch of Amycolatopsis balhimycina FH 1894 DNA encodes these proteins:
- a CDS encoding zinc-dependent alcohol dehydrogenase, producing MSSTMRAFVLTGPREGAVQEVPVPEAAPGEVVVDVERAGVCGTDVEFFTGAMTYLHQGHAAYPMRLGHEWAGTVSAVGDGVDPGWLGRRVMGDTMLGDRTCRRCRKGHQHTCEQRQEVGIRGGRHGALAERLAVPAWSLHALPDAVDAVLGALVEPGGNALRAARAAGVGAGDRALVLGPGTIGLLTALFLRAAGAEVHLMGLDDGSLAFAGGLGFPGAWTRETLPDLPFDAVVDAGGAADLPALAVDLVEPAGRVVYIGLSGRPSLLDSRELVLKDVTAVGVLSASPGLADTITAYGSGAVDPRPLVAATVGLDQVGAVLAGERAGGPGPKIHIDPRR from the coding sequence ATGTCTTCGACGATGCGGGCCTTCGTCCTCACCGGGCCGCGGGAAGGCGCGGTGCAGGAAGTCCCCGTGCCGGAGGCCGCCCCGGGTGAGGTCGTCGTCGACGTCGAGCGGGCCGGCGTGTGCGGCACCGACGTCGAGTTCTTCACCGGCGCGATGACCTACCTGCACCAGGGACACGCCGCGTACCCGATGCGGCTCGGCCACGAATGGGCGGGCACGGTCTCCGCCGTCGGCGACGGCGTGGACCCCGGCTGGCTCGGCCGCCGGGTCATGGGCGACACCATGCTCGGCGACCGGACGTGCCGCCGGTGCCGGAAGGGCCACCAGCACACCTGCGAACAACGCCAGGAGGTCGGGATCCGCGGCGGCCGGCACGGCGCGCTGGCCGAGCGGCTCGCGGTGCCCGCGTGGTCACTGCACGCGCTCCCCGACGCGGTCGACGCCGTGCTCGGCGCCCTGGTCGAACCGGGCGGCAACGCGTTGCGCGCGGCGCGGGCGGCCGGCGTCGGCGCCGGAGACCGCGCCCTCGTCCTCGGGCCGGGGACGATCGGGCTGCTGACGGCCCTCTTCCTGCGCGCGGCGGGTGCTGAAGTGCACCTGATGGGCCTCGACGACGGCTCTCTCGCCTTCGCCGGCGGCCTCGGTTTCCCCGGTGCCTGGACCCGGGAGACGCTCCCGGACCTGCCCTTCGACGCCGTCGTCGACGCCGGCGGGGCCGCCGACCTGCCCGCGCTCGCCGTGGACCTCGTGGAACCGGCCGGCCGGGTCGTCTACATCGGACTGTCCGGCCGGCCCAGCCTCCTCGACAGCCGCGAACTGGTGCTGAAGGACGTCACCGCGGTCGGTGTCCTCTCGGCGTCCCCGGGGCTGGCCGACACCATCACCGCCTACGGCAGCGGGGCCGTCGACCCGCGCCCGCTCGTCGCCGCGACCGTCGGCCTGGACCAGGTCGGTGCCGTGCTCGCCGGGGAGCGGGCCGGCGGCCCGGGACCGAAGATCCACATCGACCCCCGGCGCTGA
- a CDS encoding AurF N-oxygenase family protein, producing MTSIGEPGVADRETVARRLLDSSEQLSYDPVKEVDWETPLDTGYHGASPEWSTLYGTAYWADMTPEQQRELTRQEAASVASTGIWFEMILQQMVLRDFYAKDPTDPAFQWALTEIADECRHSIMFARGAAKLRAPAYRPRRFVVELGRVFKATASGEAAYAAILVAEEVLDVMQRDWMRDERVVPFVRTINNIHVVEESRHMKFAREETRARLDGAGWLRRQLTALVVAIASYFIVTSMVNAEVYENAGLDGKRARREAKANEHHKSMLRSSCSGLMEFLHSAGLLTKPSLWFYQRANLI from the coding sequence ATGACGAGCATCGGCGAACCGGGCGTGGCGGACCGGGAGACGGTGGCGCGGCGCCTGCTCGACTCTTCGGAGCAGCTGTCCTACGACCCGGTCAAAGAGGTCGACTGGGAGACGCCGCTCGACACCGGTTACCACGGCGCGAGCCCGGAGTGGAGCACGCTCTACGGCACCGCCTACTGGGCGGACATGACACCCGAGCAGCAGCGAGAGCTGACCCGCCAAGAGGCGGCGTCGGTGGCCAGCACCGGGATCTGGTTCGAAATGATCCTGCAGCAGATGGTGCTGCGCGACTTCTACGCCAAGGACCCCACCGACCCGGCGTTCCAGTGGGCGCTGACCGAAATCGCCGACGAATGCCGGCACTCGATCATGTTCGCCCGCGGCGCGGCGAAGCTGCGCGCGCCCGCGTACCGGCCGCGCCGGTTCGTCGTCGAGCTGGGCCGGGTCTTCAAGGCGACCGCGAGCGGCGAGGCCGCCTACGCGGCGATCCTCGTCGCCGAAGAGGTCCTCGACGTCATGCAGCGGGACTGGATGCGCGACGAGCGCGTGGTGCCGTTCGTGCGCACCATCAACAACATCCACGTCGTCGAGGAGTCCCGGCACATGAAGTTCGCCCGCGAGGAGACCCGCGCGCGGCTCGACGGCGCCGGGTGGTTGCGGCGGCAGCTCACCGCACTGGTCGTCGCGATCGCGTCGTACTTCATCGTCACGAGCATGGTGAACGCCGAGGTCTACGAGAACGCCGGGCTCGACGGCAAGCGGGCGCGGCGCGAGGCGAAGGCCAACGAGCACCACAAGTCGATGCTGCGCTCGAGCTGCTCCGGGCTGATGGAGTTCCTGCACTCCGCGGGGCTGCTCACCAAGCCGTCGCTGTGGTTCTACCAGCGCGCGAACCTGATCTGA
- a CDS encoding FAD-dependent oxidoreductase, producing the protein MAFAITQTCCADASCVSVCPVNCIHPTPDEPDFGHTDLLYVDPDACIDCGACADACPVDAIFPAGALTGPMRAYEDINAEYYAGRDVLASVGPNFHQWAPPSFTRVLPSDFAPLDVAVVGSGPAGMYAVEDLLLHTNARVTLIDRLPVAGGLIRYGVAPDHPATKKIAETFARFHDHPRLRLRLGVAAGPGLADRHDAVIHAVGATEARRLGLPGEDLPGSLPAATVVGWYNGHPDVAAVDLSAERVVVVGAGNVALDIARILTADPDSLAGTPIAPGALARLRSSKVREVVLLARRGPETAAYTRPELLALAARGDLVVDAHDPRIASAIDWTGEKAAWLRGVPRERVDWSAPPPDGRRRVVLRFHSAPIAFRGDTEVRGVAASGPAGDVEIAASRVVRAAGFRGAPVPGLPFDEDTGTVPNVAGRVAPGTYVAGWIKRGPTGGIGANKTCARETVGALLEDAVAGRLPLRRKGLTSKLLGRA; encoded by the coding sequence ATGGCTTTCGCGATCACCCAGACCTGCTGCGCCGACGCGTCGTGTGTGTCCGTCTGCCCGGTCAACTGCATCCACCCGACGCCGGACGAGCCGGACTTCGGGCACACCGACCTGCTGTACGTCGACCCGGACGCGTGCATCGACTGCGGTGCCTGCGCCGACGCCTGCCCGGTCGACGCGATCTTCCCGGCCGGTGCCCTGACCGGGCCGATGCGGGCCTACGAGGACATCAACGCGGAGTACTACGCGGGCCGGGACGTGTTGGCTTCGGTCGGGCCGAACTTCCACCAGTGGGCGCCGCCGTCGTTCACCCGGGTCCTCCCGAGCGACTTCGCGCCACTGGACGTCGCCGTCGTCGGCAGCGGGCCGGCGGGCATGTACGCGGTCGAAGACCTGTTGCTGCACACCAATGCGCGCGTCACGCTGATCGACCGCCTGCCGGTGGCCGGCGGCCTGATCCGCTACGGCGTCGCACCCGATCACCCGGCGACGAAGAAGATCGCCGAGACGTTCGCCCGGTTCCACGACCACCCGCGGCTGCGGCTGCGGCTCGGCGTTGCGGCCGGTCCCGGACTGGCCGACCGGCACGACGCGGTGATCCACGCGGTCGGGGCGACGGAGGCCCGGCGGCTCGGACTGCCGGGCGAGGACCTGCCCGGCAGCCTCCCGGCCGCCACCGTCGTCGGCTGGTACAACGGCCACCCGGACGTCGCCGCCGTCGACCTCTCGGCGGAGCGGGTGGTCGTCGTGGGTGCCGGCAACGTCGCCCTCGACATCGCCCGCATCCTCACCGCCGACCCGGATTCCTTGGCGGGGACACCGATCGCGCCGGGTGCGCTGGCCCGGCTGCGCTCGAGCAAGGTGCGCGAGGTGGTCCTGCTGGCCCGGCGCGGTCCGGAGACGGCGGCCTACACCCGTCCGGAGCTGCTGGCGCTGGCCGCCCGCGGCGACCTGGTGGTGGACGCGCACGACCCGCGCATCGCCTCGGCGATCGACTGGACGGGGGAGAAGGCAGCGTGGCTGCGGGGAGTACCGCGCGAGCGCGTGGACTGGTCCGCTCCACCCCCGGACGGCCGCCGCCGCGTGGTCCTGCGTTTCCACTCGGCGCCGATCGCCTTCCGCGGCGACACCGAGGTTCGTGGAGTGGCCGCTTCGGGGCCGGCGGGTGACGTCGAGATCGCGGCGAGCCGGGTCGTCCGGGCGGCGGGTTTCCGCGGGGCACCGGTGCCGGGCCTGCCGTTCGACGAGGACACGGGAACGGTCCCGAACGTGGCCGGCCGGGTCGCCCCGGGGACGTACGTGGCGGGCTGGATCAAGCGCGGCCCGACCGGCGGCATCGGCGCGAACAAGACGTGTGCCCGCGAGACGGTGGGGGCGTTGCTGGAAGACGCGGTCGCCGGGCGGTTGCCGTTGCGCCGCAAGGGCCTGACTTCGAAACTCCTCGGCCGCGCCTGA